One segment of Theobroma cacao cultivar B97-61/B2 chromosome 9, Criollo_cocoa_genome_V2, whole genome shotgun sequence DNA contains the following:
- the LOC18590276 gene encoding OTU domain-containing protein 5 has protein sequence MTRILVQRGSTASSSSNPSRSSSLPGPSSSRAEPYVSTQQVPSAAKDDEVSEEVQEQVATDELLESSGSSENKAVKSDDVLLENLHNDRNETSSNEIVEAEKVNTLDATGAWEMMNDLGGLRISEKVVVESEGSSGDLLPIGTGRQHPPPPPVPPPKPSAANLNSRRFLSGSSSPARSGSSRRAVAWPIVPTRTSPSGSRPSSPRSHGESEGYNSADEQNPCFVSSCSDVERERQFEIDIRRTKGLEVKRMLEDGNCLFRAVADQVYGDSEAYDLIRQMCIDYMEQERDHFSQFITEGFTSYCKRKRRDQVYGNNAEIQALSEMYNRPIHIYSYSTEPINIFHGSYNTDTPPIRLSYHHGNHYNSLVDPRRLTIGAGLGFSCLRGANVDKDQVKAAIKAQQDQQIDNALLAEGRFYSDLELTEKEIERMVMEASRAEYLAKDKFKPQVGRKGSSTSTAEPSSSGARPSGSETKVEGSKEQGLRDTVLSSGIQILLSMGFSYLQAIEAYSIFGDDVDSMVCYLLETGSSSRRKGKATE, from the exons atgACTCGCATCTTGGTTCAACGGGGTTCCACTGCCAGCTCTTCTTCAAATCCAAGCCGCTCTTCTTCCTTGCCCGGGCCATCTTCTTCTCGGGCAGAGCCATATGTTTCTACTCAGCAAGTTCCTTCAGCTGCCAAAGATGACGAAGTTAGTGAGGAAGTGCAGGAACAAGTTGCTACAGATGAGCTTTTAGAGTCTTCTGGGAGCAGTGAAAATAAGGCTGTGAAAAGTGATGATGTTTTGCTGGAGAACTTGCATAATGATCGGAATGAAACTTCAAGCAATGAAATCGTTGAGGCTGAGAAAGTGAATACTCTTGATGCCACAGGTGCATGGGAAATGATGAACGATTTGGGTGGGTTGAGGATTTCAGAAAAAGTTGTGGTTGAAAGTGAAGGTTCAAGTGGTGATCTCTTACCAATTGGCACTGGACGTCAACATCCGCCCCCACCTCCTGTTCCACCACCTAAACCTTCAGCAgcaaatttaaattcaagaaGATTTCTGTCAGGAAGTTCAAGTCCTGCTCGTTCTGGATCATCTAGAAGAGCTGTTGCCTGGCCCATTGTTCCAACAAGGACATCACCATCTGGGTCACGGCCTTCTTCTCCCAGATCTCATGGTGAGAGTGAGGGTTATAATAGTGCTGATGAGCAGAACCCGTGCTTTGTGTCCTCCTGCAGTGATGTA GAAAGGGAACGCCAATTTGAAATTGATATTAGACGAACAAAAGGTCTAGAAGTCAAACGGATGTTAGAAGATGGGAATTGCCTCTTCCGTGCTGTTGCTGATCAAGTATATGGGGATTCTGAAGCTTATGATTTGATTAGACAAATGTGCATTGATTACATG GAGCAAGAGAGGGATCACTTTTCTCAATTTATAACAGAAGGTTTTACATCTTACTGtaagaggaaaagaagagaTCAG GTCTATGGGAACAATGCGGAGATCCAAGCCTTATCAGAAATGTATAATAGACCTATCCATATCTATTCCTACAGCACAG AACCTATAAACATATTTCATGGAAGCTATAATACTGATACTCCTCCCATAAGGCTGAGCTACCATCATGGGAATCATTATAATTCTCTTGTTGATCCACGTCGTTTGACAATTGGTGCTGGTCTTGGATTTAGCTGTCTCCGAGGG GCAAATGTGGACAAGGATCAAGTGAAGGCTGCTATTAAAGCTCAACAAGACCAGCAGATTGATAAT GCACTCCTAGCTGAGGGGCGATTTTACTCTGATCTCGAGCTTACTGAGAAGGAAATTGAGAGAATGGTTATGGAAGCTTCTAGAGCGGAGTACCTTGCCAAAGACAAGTTTAAGCCTCAAGTGGGCCGAAAAGGATCATCTACTTCCACTGCTGAACCATCGTCATCTGGAGCCA GGCCATCAGGGAGTGAGACCAAAGTGGAAGGTTCGAAAGAGCAAGGTTTGCGGGATACTGTTCTCAGCAGTGGCATCCAAATATTGTTGTCAATGGGATTCAGTTATCTGCAGGCAATTGAAGCTTATAGCATATTCGGAGATGATGTAGATTCCATGGTCTGTTATCTCCTAGAAACCGGCAGTAGCAGCAGACGCAAAGGCAAGGCAACAGAATGA
- the LOC18590277 gene encoding casparian strip membrane protein 2, producing the protein METDRSGETAINITPGTKANGKGKAPVVVSSTKAVEQPKGGLKKGIAICDFLLRLCAIGAALGATATMGTTAETLPFFTQFLQFQAQYNDIPAFQFFVIANAIVAGYLLLSLPFSIICIIRPYATAPRLLLVIFDTVMAGLTIASASASASIVYLAHYGNPNTNWLAICQQFGDFCRSVSGAVVGSFIAGAILMVIIVLSAFALKRS; encoded by the exons ATGGAGACAGACAGGAGTGGAGAGACAGCAATCAACATTACCCCGGGGACAAAGGCCAACGGTAAAGGAAAAGCCCCTGTGGTAGTCTCTTCAACAAAAGCTGTGGAACAACCAAAAGGAGGATTGAAAAAAGGCATTGCCATTTGTGACTTCCTGTTAAGGCTCTGTGCCATTGGAGCTGCCTTAGGTGCCACTGCCACCATGGGGACTACCGCTGAGACTCTCCCTTTTTTCACACAGTTCTTACAGTTCCAGGCTCAATATAACGATATTCCAGCTTTTCA GTTTTTCGTGATAGCGAATGCAATAGTTGCGGGGTATCTTCTCCTCTCCTTGCCATTCTCCATTATCTGCATCATTCGTCCTTATGCAACAGCGCCAAGGCTCCTCCTTGTCATCTTTGATACA GTGATGGCGGGTCTAACTATAGCTTCAGCTTCAGCTTCTGCTTCTATTGTGTATTTGGCTCATTATGGAAACCCCAACACAAATTGGCTTGCTATTTGCCAGCAGTTTGGAGACTTTTGCCGGAGTGTAAGTGGAGCTGTGGTGGGTTCCTTCATAGCAGGAGCCATCCTCATGGTCATAATCGTGCTCTCCGCTTTTGCTCTCAAACGAAGCTGA
- the LOC18590278 gene encoding mitochondrial fission protein ELM1 has translation MRPIRLPEPPSPTMGMPEIFEGGAYNVVRRAVVIGNGSPGSENQSIGLVRALGLSGKHVLYRVTRPRGGINEWLHWLPVSLHKKLDYLIRLIRIYSRGEKLVPLRSENGGVSVGLASVLEADVKQIVTMARETCEKDGPLLVVASGRDTISIASSIKRLASENVFVIQIQHPRSQLNRFDLVITPRHDFYPLTPQAQEQVPRFLHRWITPCEPPDGHVVLTLGALHQIDSAALRSAAAAWHDEFAPLPKPLLVVNIGWPTRHCRYGADLAKQLTASLLSILTSCGTVQISFSSRTPEKVSKVIVKELADNPKVDIWDGQEPNPHMGHLAWADAFVITADSVSLISEACSTGKPVYVMGAECCKWKLSDFHKSLRERGVVRPFTGSEDIAESWSYPPLNDTAEAANRVHEALAERGWRVRP, from the exons ATGAGACCAATACGGCTGCCGGAACCGCCTAGCCCCACGATGGGCATGCCGGAGATCTTCGAAGGCGGTGCGTACAACGTAGTTAGACGCGCCGTCGTCATTGGAAACGGTTCACCTGGATCCGAGAACCAGAGTATCGGGTTGGTCCGAGCTCTCGGGTTATCCGGCAAGCATGTTCTTTAT CGAGTTACGAGGCCAAGAGGAGGAATAAATGAGTGGCTTCATTGGCTCCCTGTTAGTCTTCACAAAAAGTTGGATTACCTCATCCGGCTGATTCGAATTTACTCCCGAGGAGAGAAACTTGTGCCTTTACGTTCAGAAAATGGTGGTGTTAGTGTTGGCTTGGCATCTGTTTTAGAAGCTGATGTTAAGCAGATTGTAACCATGGCCCGTGAAACTTGTGAAAA GGATGGTCCTTTGTTGGTTGTTGCGTCTGGCAGAGACACTATTTCTATTGCAAGTTCTATAAAACGTTTAGCCTCTGAGAATGTATTTGTCATTCAG ATACAACATCCTAGGTCACAATTGAATAGGTTTGATTTGGTCATTACCCCTCGTCATGACTTCTATCCTTTAACCCCTCAAGCACAAGAGCAGGTTCCTCGGTTTCTTCACAGATGGATTACCCCTTGTGAACCTCCTGATGGGCATGTG GTACTCACTTTGGGAGCTCTACATCAAATTGATTCTGCTGCACTCCGTAGTGCAGCTGCTGCATGGCATGATGAGTTTGCACCTCTGCCTAAGCCCTTACTGGTGGTTAACATTGGCTGGCCTAcaa GGCACTGTCGATATGGTGCAGATCTTGCAAAGCAGTTAACTGCTTCACTTCTCAGTATACTTACAAGCTGTGGGACTGTCCAAATATCTTTCTCCAGTAGGACACCTGAAAAG GTATCAAAAGTAATTGTCAAAGAACTTGCAGATAATCCAAAAGTTGACATCTGGGATGGTCAAG AACCAAATCCACACATGGGGCATTTAGCTTGGGCTGATGCTTTTGTCATCACAGCAGATTCAGTCAGTCTGATAAGTGAGGCTTGCAGTACTGG GAAACCTGTCTATGTTATGGGAGCTGAGTGTTGTAAATGGAAATTATCGGACTTCCATAAATCCTTGAGGGAACGAGGAGTGGTTCGGCCATTTACAGGTTCTGAAGAT ATTGCAGAAAGCTGGAGCTATCCTCCCCTCAATGACACAGCAGAAGCAGCAAATCGGGTGCATGAAGCACTTGCTGAGCGTGGGTGGAGAGTTCGACCATAA
- the LOC18590279 gene encoding capsanthin/capsorubin synthase, chromoplastic, whose product MGTLVRPFSSAFATRKDHLLFPSPTASFPSAKPHLRTSRRAHHGINSSKFGSFLDLKPETKPECLDFDLTWFNPSDRPCFDVIIIGTGPGGLRLAEQVSRYGIKVCCIDPSPLSMWPNNYGVWVDEFESLGLGDCLDKTWPMTCVYIDDNMTKYLDRPYGRVCRKKLKTKLLENCVSNSVKFHKAKVWKVKHEEFESAIECDDGSELKASLIVDASGFASSFIEYDKPRNHGYQIAHGILAEVDSHPFDLDKMVLMDWRDSHLGNEPYLRANNSKIPTFLYAMPFDSSLIFLEETSLVSRPVLSYMEIKKRMVARLRHLGIRVKTVIEDEKCLIPMGGPLPRIPQNVMAIGGISGVVHPSTGYMVARTMALAPVVAEAIAECLGSTRMIRGRPLYHKVWNGLWPIERRCTREYCCFGMETLLKLDLKGTRGFFQAFFDLDPYFWHGFLSSRLSLTEHAWLSASLFGHASNPSRLDIVSKCTVPLVRMLGNLALETI is encoded by the coding sequence ATGGGAACCCTTGTTAGGCCATTTTCATCAGCTTTTGCAACCAGGAAGGATCATCTACTCTTCCCTTCACCCACTGCTTCATTTCCTTCTGCAAAACCCCATTTAAGAACATCAAGAAGGGCTCATCATGGAATCAACAGCAGCAAGTTTGGTAGCTTCCTCGACCTAAAACCAGAGACGAAACCCGAGTGCTTAGATTTTGATCTTACTTGGTTTAACCCTTCTGATCGGCCTTGCTTTGATGTCATCATTATTGGCACTGGCCCAGGTGGTCTCCGGCTTGCCGAGCAAGTGTCTCGCTATGGAATCAAGGTATGTTGTATTGATCCTTCACCACTTTCGATGTGGCCTAACAATTATGGTGTCTGGGTTGATGAGTTTGAGAGCTTGGGGCTTGGGGATTGTCTGGACAAAACATGGCCTATGACTTGTGTCTATATTGACGATAACATGACCAAGTATTTAGACCGGCCTTACGGTAGGGTCTGCAGGAAGAAACTGAAGACAAAGTTATTGGAGAATTGCGTCTCCAATTCAGTTAAATTCCATAAAGCTAAGGTTTGGAAAGTGAAACATGAGGAGTTTGAGTCGGCTATTGAGTGTGATGATGGTAGTGAGCTTAAGGCAAGCTTAATTGTTGATGCTAGTGGGTTTGCTAGCAGTTTTATAGAGTATGATAAGCCTAGGAACCATGGATATCAGATTGCTCATGGTATTTTAGCTGAAGTTGATAGTCATCCTTTCGATTTGGATAAGATGGTCCTCATGGATTGGAGAGATTCCCATTTGGGAAATGAACCTTATTTACGAGCTAACAATTCAAAAATTCCAACTTTTCTATATGCAATGCCATTTGATTCAAGCTTAATATTTTTGGAAGAGACATCTCTGGTTAGTCGGCCGGTGCTATCTTATATGGAGATTAAGAAAAGGATGGTAGCAAGGCTAAGACATCTAGGAATTAGAGTTAAGACAGTGATAGAAGATGAAAAGTGTTTGATTCCAATGGGTGGTCCTCTCCCTAGAATCCCTCAAAATGTGATGGCTATAGGTGGGATTTCTGGGGTAGTCCATCCCTCAACGGGGTACATGGTGGCTCGGACAATGGCTTTAGCCCCGGTCGTGGCTGAAGCGATTGCAGAATGTCTTGGTTCAACAAGAATGATTAGAGGAAGGCCACTTTATCACAAAGTATGGAATGGATTGTGGCCAATCGAGAGGAGATGTACAAGAGAATATTGCTGTTTTGGTATGGAAACTCTATTGAAGCTTGACTTGAAGGGAACTAGGGGTTTCTTTCAAGCTTTCTTTGATCTGGATCCTTACTTTTGGCATGGGTTCCTCTCCTCAAGGCTCTCTCTTACGGAACATGCTTGGCTTAGCGCCTCTTTGTTTGGACATGCCTCAAATCCTTCCAGGCTTGATATTGTTTCAAAATGCACTGTCCCTCTGGTTAGAATGTTGGGAAATCTGGCTCTAGAAACCATTTAG
- the LOC18590280 gene encoding vesicle-associated membrane protein 714 — translation MAILYAVVARGTVVLAEFSAVTGNTGAVARRILEKLPGEADSRLCFSQDRYIFHILRSDGLSFLCMANDTFGRRIPFSYLEDIHMRFMKNYGRVAHYAPAYAMNDEFSRVLHQQMEFFSSNPSADTLNRVRGEVGEIRTIMVENIEKILERGDRIELLVDKTATMQDGAFHFKKQSKRLRRALWMKNAKLLALLTCLIVLLLYIIIAACCGGITLPSCRS, via the exons atgGCGATTCTTTACGCGGTGGTGGCTAGAGGCACGGTGGTTCTGGCGGAGTTCAGCGCTGTGACCGGGAACACCGGGGCGGTGGCACGGCGTATCCTCGAGAAACTTCCGGGGGAGGCCGATTCGAGACTCTGCTTCTCCCAGGATCGGTATATCTTTCATATACTCAGATCCGATGGCCTGAGTTTCCTCTGTATGGCCAACGATACTTTTGGAA GGAGAATTCCATTTTCATACTTGGAGGATATTCACATGAGGTTCATGAAAAACTATGGCAGAGTGGCGCATTATGCACCAGCATATGCAATGAATGATGAGTTCTCACGGGTGTTGCATCAACAAATGGAGTTTTTCTCCAGTAATCCTAGTGCAGATACCCTCAATCGTGTTAGAGGTGAAGTGGGTGAG aTACGTACAATTATGGTGGAAAACATCGAGAAAATACTAGAGAGAGGTGATAGAATTGAGCTTCTTGTTGACAAAACGGCGACAATGCAAGATGGTGCATTTCACTTCAAGAAACAGTCTAAACGCCTTCGTCGAGCTCTTTGGATGAAAAATGCCAAACTCTT GGCACTGTTGACATGCTTGATTGTTCTGTTACTTTACATAATAATCGCTGCTTGCTGTGGAGGCATCACTCTACCTTCATGCCGATCCTGA
- the LOC18590281 gene encoding transcription factor DIVARICATA, producing the protein MIRSNNDSPSSWSWHQDKLFERALIMFPEESPDRWEKIAAQLPGKSAMEVRKHYADLEHDVMEIESGRVQMPSYEGELESASWVNESGGSQGWVGWKKDRESERRKGVPWTEEEHRLFLIGLQKYGKGDWRSISRNAVVSRTPTQVASHAQKYFLRLNSINKKDKKRSSIHDITMADDITDQNGVGTMGDHSSIELMDQSKFFNEQGRSFWE; encoded by the exons ATGATCCGAAGCAACAACGATTCCCCGTCGTCCTGGTCTTGGCATCAGGACAAGCTGTTCGAGAGAGCTTTGATTATGTTCCCCGAGGAATCGCCCGACCGGTGGGAAAAAATCGCTGCCCAACTTCCTGGGAAGTCTGCAATGGAGGTTAGGAAACATTACGCGGATTTGGAGCATGACGTTATGGAGATTGAGTCAGGGCGAGTTCAGATGCCGAGTTACGAGGGTGAGTTGGAATCGGCGAGTTGGGTGAACGAGTCAGGCGGTAGTCAGGGTTGGGTTGGATGGAAAAAGGACAGGGAAAGCGAGAGAAGGAAAGGCGTTCCTTGGACTGAAGAAGAACACAG ACTTTTTCTGATTGGATTACAAAAATACGGGAAAGGGGATTGGAGGAGCATTTCAAGAAACGCGGTCGTATCAAGGACGCCAACTCAAGTAGCAAGCCATGCCCAAAAGTATTTCCTTCGCTTAAACTCGATTAATAAAAAGGATAAGAAAAGGTCTAGCATACATGATATTACAATGGCGGATGACATCACCGATCAAAACGGAGTTGGAACAATGGGTGACCACTCAAGCATTGAACTAATGGATCAATCCAAGTTTTTCAATGAGCAAGGAAGGTCATTTTGGGAATAA